The sequence TCAGGTCGTTCTCCCCCTCCAGGATGGCGGGGTTCCCCAGCGGTGGGAGATCAGAGGGGGACGCCACTGCATAACGGGCCTCCTGCCAATGGAGGGAAGTTAGTTGTGGGAAATTTAAAGTGGaaattataatgttttatgaggatCATGATACTTGAGCATTGATTTTTGGATAATATAATGGAACTGTCTCACTTTTCCATTAGAGAGCTGTAGCAGTAGATGTTTCTCTCCAGGGCTGTAGTCCTGGAGGAGCAGGGCTGACACCCAAACTGCATCTGGGTCTGGAATCCACACACTTGCTCCCTATAGCAAGGGaaagagatactgcaggttgaACACACTCAGCATGTACTGGACCCATTTATATTCTCAGTAAGAAGGAATTTTTATTAcataatatttcatttttttctcccgACACTGTTCAGGTACATGCAACACTTCCTGTCCCCACCCAGACAAGACATTTGTCACCCATCAGCATAAAAGGCTCCTAAACTGTGTTAAAAATTAACACTGGTCATCCTACTCTAAACTGCCTGCATGGATTAGCCATTATCTACTTCTGACATTTGCTTATTAATGTGCCCATTTTACAAATCCACAGTAGTTTTACATTATTGAGCACTAAGTTTTCAGAAATAAAGATTTTTGGGAGAATTTATCACAGAAAATCATTAATTGTAACATTGGCTGAAGAACACATACACCAAAACATACCTACTTCTAACATGTCTAATTTGCTTATTGATGTGTCCATTTTACAAATTTCTCTTTAATCTACATTGTTTTACATTACTGAGCATGACGATTACAGAAATAAagactgtaaaaaaaagtttggggagAATTTATCACAGAAAATCTATCATTAACTGTAACATTGGCTGAAGAACACATACAAAAAGCAGGAAagaaacattttctgaaaatgtacatGACTGAGAaaggctgacacacacactagatATGTAATACAAACACAATAATGCAAACATCATTAGCAATATTGTTTGTGCTCTTCTTTTAAGGACCAACAAACAGTAGGCCCTGCAGCAGAGAATGATAATCACATTAAAAATGCAAATTCAAGTCAGTCTTACCTTGCTATATAGCTCCAGCGACGTCATCTTAACTACTTCAAAGCGTGCACATAGATAtcattagaagaaaaaaaaagatcaacagAGGTAATAACATCTGCACGTCCCTCTGAAGGAACAGTCTGTATCCTCCACACCTCCGCAGAAGAGCCACTTTGTGTCCTGGTGACAGTATTTTGCACTTTGTCCGGGCTCACAGGCATGAGGACGGTCAAGTTAACTGTTAATCTGCAGGAGGATGCAGTGATTGGAAGGAGGGATTTCTCCTTTTGAATGTGCAGAGTGTGAATCATCACTGCCAGACAGGACAGCCCCCAGTCCTTTTCTTTATTCCCTCTTCACATATGACTGCACAACTATTCACCCCACTAACACCATGGTCAAATTTGCAGACGACACTGCtgtagtaggactgataaccaaCAACAACGAGACAGCCTACAGGGAGGAGATCCAACATCTGACACAATGGTGTTCCCATAACAACCTGGATTTAAACACaactaaaacaaaagaaatgataatagaCTTCAGGAGAGCCAGGCGGGTGGAGCACTCTGCCCTCTGcgtacgtggagaggaggtagaGAGGGTGGACTGGTTTCAAGTACCTCGGAGTCCACATTTCATCAGACCTCACCTGGTCCAAAAACATCTCTCATCAGATGGGGAAGCAGAGACTCTACTTCCTCAGGAAGTTGAAGCATGCTCACCTTCCTCAAAACCTGCTGATCAACTTCTATCGGGCAACCATTGAGAGCCTCCTGAcctactgctgcactgtgtggtTTGCTAGCTGCACAGTGGAGAACAGGAGGGACCTGCAGCGGGTGGTGAGGATGGCAGAAAAAGTGATTGGGACCACATTACCCCCCCTCAGTGACCTATACGCTGGCCGGCTCTGTAAGAAAGCCAGCTGTATCTCCaaagaccccacccaccctggacatgtactttttgctccccttccctccggtaggagatacaggacaattaaaacacacacaaacagactacgaaacagcttttacccacaggctgtcaagtgtgtagaaccccctccccccaaaggctgaggacactggctgctgaaccataatcatggcacctgcactttatgatgatccacttatttGTGTACTTTgtgattgaatgtttttatggttgcttttaatgtttgtttttactgcaaagagctgctaaactgcttttcgttgttttcaatgacaataaagtctctatTCTATTTTCTATAAGACTTACTTTTCGGGGGTCTAAAAAAACAGGTTTAACCATAGTTCAtacttttaaaaaggaaaaaaaaaacagcagacttAGTGACATatcaattcattttaataagtAATACAATCCAATTCATTTCAGCAAATCAGCCTGCTGATATTTAGAAGGGATTTTCATGATTTCAGCTGGATACACTATTCACCATCAAACATTGACAgacgggataaaaaaaaaaaaaaaaaaacattattcctCAGATGATAAATGACATTAAAACTGTAATTTGCAGTGTCACCAATTTTGTGCGTGGGTTTACGAGGAGGCAGCATGTGTGTGGTAACATTGACacgtttattaaaaaaaaaaaaaaaaaaaaaaaaacgtggacTGAAACTGTGATAGCCATGTTTCACAGCTTTAGTAAGCACCTATAATGATGAGAGTTAAAAACGAATATTTTTACAATAGAAAGAGGTTTCAAGTCATTTCTTTCCCATTGTGCTCAGCCCCATCATGTGTACTTTTTTACTTTCCTCATGTTTAGTTGTACAACAGCAGAATCGCTCACAGTAAAGCAGACTTTAGTTACACGCACGTCACACAACCCTCTTCAAAATGACATGTCTCCTCTTTGGTCAATACTGAACATGACTCACAGGATGATACAACCGTCAtgaagtacaatatttccttgaaattacaacaataaaaacttgACCCCTCCAAATGGATGTACACGGGATTCAAACTACACCATCAGCATTTCATCAGCCGGTCCGGACGCCGATTTAAATTAGCTCAAACTCGTCGGTATAGTTACACTTCAACCGGTTCCACTATAGAAAAGACAGTGTTTTTGTGTCAGACTACTCATGTAGTGCTTCATAAAATTCAAGAAAGAGACATgccaaaaatacaaaacattcatttccaatctgccaaaaaaaaaaaaagagcacctAGATCAACTTTCTGCTGACATAAAATGTTCGGATTTGACGATtgtcacaaaaaaatacaaacccaTTCAAAGCCTTTCAGTAAAAAATACGCTTCTCATCCAACACTGATTTTGACACACTATAgataagttattttttaatatttgaaagTTCAAGggaattttctttaaaaatgtccTAGTCAAAAATCAACCGAGGTCAGAAATATATGTTTAATTGCCGTTGAAGTCGAGGAGTCCCATCCAGTGGAGTTAATGATGAATAGACGTACTTGAGACTCCAGTGTGTTTTGGGTTGAGGCGAGGGGGAAGACAGTTCTTTAGGTTGTACTGGACTGGTGTGAGTCAGGTTAAAGGTTTAAGTTGGACGCGGATACTCAGGGACAGTTCATCAGGGCAAGGACTGCTGTATGGCTCCTACTGTTCATGGtcgtgtgtgtgcaggtgttgaACAAATCCCTACAAGAGGAGAGGATTGGCAATTAGAAGAAACATATTCTCtaggttttattttattgctaGGTTGCATGCTTATACTGTGTAATTATTAGTAGGCGATTTGAGGGGGGATGAtagcaaaacaaccaaaatgcAACTCCCTGGTTAACCTGCCATCCCCCTCTCCACCCCCTAGTAGCAGGGcagtagcagagagagtgcagggccagagctctgacctcaagatgtgaatgaaatgagtctcccctttacagacatgcccgctttatgataatcacatgcagtttggggcaagtcatagtcaagtcagcacactgacacactgacagctgttgttgcctgttaggcttcagtttgccatgttatgatttgagcatattttttattctaaatgcagtacctgtgagggtttctggacagtatttgtcattgttttgtgttgttaattgacttctaataataaatacatacatacatttgcataaagcagcatatttactcattcccatgttgataagagtattacattcttgacaaatctctcattaaagtacattttgaacagataaaaaaaaagtgtgattaatcacgattaaatatattttagcaTTTCCCTCATCTTCCCTCTAATTTGCTAAAGCCCCCTGGGGGGATGCccactttgaaaatcaccaCCTGAACCAACCTGTGCTATACACTCTCCATATCTTCACTGGCGTTGCCATCGTCCTTAGGAGCCTCTCCGTCACTGGTAGCCTCCTCGACGTGGGCCAACATATCAGCCATCAGAGCCTCCTCCAGCCTTTTCCTCACACTGTACACCAGCTCCTCCTGTttcctacacacaaacacaacaggaaGCTGTTACAGTTGGCAGTTACAGCTGCCTACAACAGCCACTGAATCAGCACAGAACAGATGGTGGGTTTTTACAAAGAGCAGGGTCACTTGTTATGGACTGTGGAACTGCTGGACACTCAACTCAGTCAACTTTGGGGGAATCAAAGACaacaaaaagtgacaaaattcAAATTTGGACGATTTCTCCATTACATCTTTGCGACTGCTTTTTATAATTGTTATTGTGCTTCAGCATATAAACTGGAAGCCAATACCTTTAAGAACTGGTAAAACAGATAACGTGCCATTATTTACACTGCATTAGTGGttatttcttgtttttaaaCACACTGAAATACGATACTGGCTCCAGCAATTCATAAACAGGATCTAccgctgtaaaaacaaaacaacatgtgaTCCATGTGTGGATGTGTTCTGTGGTTGCCCACCTGATGTCCTCATCAGTGACTATGAAGGCCTTGCACAGCGGCTGTGTTGTGTTGAGCCAGACTCCTGGGTTCTTCTCCACGGCCGCAGACAGCTGGCCGGTGATGGGAGCAGCGCTGGTGTGCAGAGCGCTCGCAATGGCCGACAGGAGAGTCTTGTCTGTGCAGCCTGGACCAACACCTGAAGGACCAAACGGGAGGTTAGAAGACATTTTGACGGAACATTTGAGTTGTAGCTCTGCTCAGGATTAATTACATCTTAtataaaaaattttaaaaaaaactttgctGAGCGATACGGACATGATGAAAATATAATGTCACTTCAGAATATAAACCATACATGCCAAGCCTCCCGCTtctcattgccctctcccggggtcacaattctcccgtatttctcccgatttatgacaaatgttcacaccttttttccttttcattatctcaacctgtttctggatCTGTACAGCGTGCATAAacccctactgtttccacccagacGAGAATTGAGCTACAACAAAATGTTGTTTCCCGGTGGAAGAGATGCTCGCGACACAACccggtttgagctgcgctcgccacagtGTGCAGCACCCGAGGACTTTGCTGGATGCAgcacaagccattggaaataatgggttcccaatgagagatggagagagaaattgagagtactaagagaaagaaatactctaGCAGGggcagaaaatgaatgaatgaataaaagccAATGAATGTTAGTtcataccagagattcacacaaactcacaccACTATAACTGTTTTATGTCTGAAGAATCAATGTGTATATTACCTTGCAGGCCTTTAGGCAGTTCCATTGTTTTCACCAGCTCCTCTGCAATGTCATAAGCATTGAGACCACCGAGTTTCTTCTCCCAAAATAGCTGTAGACAAAAGAAATAAGCGTAATGTTAGCGGCAGGCAGTTTTGACAAATACCATTTTCGATACTGCGGGGAAAATTTACATAATATTCAGGGCTtcaaattttagatttttattaagATAAatagcagagtgtgtgtgtgtgtgtgtgtgtcgctggaagagagaagagagagcagaaagcacaGGTGGTACTCGTGTATCAATACTGCAGAAAATGAGTATCGAAAcggtttcaaatattcagtatcaatATGTATCGATAGTTTGATAGTTAAGGCACTTAAATACTGGCATATTgtcaattataaataaataaataacacaaataaatgacagaaatgtcCGCAATGTAAATGTAGCCCTATATCTCCCCGGTATTTCTGATTATGTCTCATACCGAACCGAACGGTTCAACACAAATACACCTAACGCTACACCCCATTATCAGATAActtgtgtttcctgtttgtaTGGGATGATTTTATTAGTAAAAGGCGGAGGCTGTTCACCTGTCTGGGCTGGTCGACAGCTTTCTGTGGATCCGTCTTCACTTTGTTGTTTGGGTGGTTGGTAACCTTGGTAACAGGCTGCTTAAAGATGGAGGCCGTCTGTCTGACTGGGAGCGACGTGTTCAAGTCCGGCTTGCCCTTAAAAATATCAAACACAGAGGGAGGATGAGGCCAGGACGGACAGGAGAACGTAAAGGAACTGTTGATTACAAC comes from Sebastes fasciatus isolate fSebFas1 chromosome 5, fSebFas1.pri, whole genome shotgun sequence and encodes:
- the mbd3b gene encoding methyl-CpG-binding domain protein 3b isoform X6, whose protein sequence is MDKNDPSGKKFRSKPQLARYLGNQMDLSSFDFRTGKMLMSKLNKNRQRLRYDNNNQNKGKPDLNTSLPVRQTASIFKQPVTKVTNHPNNKVKTDPQKAVDQPRQLFWEKKLGGLNAYDIAEELVKTMELPKGLQGVGPGCTDKTLLSAIASALHTSAAPITGQLSAAVEKNPGVWLNTTQPLCKAFIVTDEDIRKQEELVYSVRKRLEEALMADMLAHVEEATSDGEAPKDDGNASEDMESV
- the mbd3b gene encoding methyl-CpG-binding domain protein 3b isoform X5; amino-acid sequence: MDKNEGGEEQDEEQSPSGKKFRSKPQLARYLGNQMDLSSFDFRTGKMLMSKLNKNRQRLRYDNNNQNKGKPDLNTSLPVRQTASIFKQPVTKVTNHPNNKVKTDPQKAVDQPRQLFWEKKLGGLNAYDIAEELVKTMELPKGLQGVGPGCTDKTLLSAIASALHTSAAPITGQLSAAVEKNPGVWLNTTQPLCKAFIVTDEDIRKQEELVYSVRKRLEEALMADMLAHVEEATSDGEAPKDDGNASEDMESV
- the mbd3b gene encoding methyl-CpG-binding domain protein 3b isoform X1 — translated: MEKKRWDCTALPKGWKMEEVTRKSGLSAGKSDVYYFSPSGKKFRSKPQLARYLGNQMDLSSFDFRTGKMLMSKLNKNRQRLRYDNNNQNKGKPDLNTSLPVRQTASIFKQPVTKVTNHPNNKVKTDPQKAVDQPRQLFWEKKLGGLNAYDIAEELVKTMELPKGLQGVGPGCTDKTLLSAIASALHTSAAPITGQLSAAVEKNPGVWLNTTQPLCKAFIVTDEDIRKQEELVYSVRKRLEEALMADMLAHVEEATSDGEAPKDDGNASEDMESV
- the mbd3b gene encoding methyl-CpG-binding domain protein 3b isoform X2; translated protein: MDKNDRGGEEQDEEQRQERGEAGRLYSLCPSGKKFRSKPQLARYLGNQMDLSSFDFRTGKMLMSKLNKNRQRLRYDNNNQNKGKPDLNTSLPVRQTASIFKQPVTKVTNHPNNKVKTDPQKAVDQPRQLFWEKKLGGLNAYDIAEELVKTMELPKGLQGVGPGCTDKTLLSAIASALHTSAAPITGQLSAAVEKNPGVWLNTTQPLCKAFIVTDEDIRKQEELVYSVRKRLEEALMADMLAHVEEATSDGEAPKDDGNASEDMESV
- the mbd3b gene encoding methyl-CpG-binding domain protein 3b isoform X4, with amino-acid sequence MDKNDRGGEEQDEEQSPSGKKFRSKPQLARYLGNQMDLSSFDFRTGKMLMSKLNKNRQRLRYDNNNQNKGKPDLNTSLPVRQTASIFKQPVTKVTNHPNNKVKTDPQKAVDQPRQLFWEKKLGGLNAYDIAEELVKTMELPKGLQGVGPGCTDKTLLSAIASALHTSAAPITGQLSAAVEKNPGVWLNTTQPLCKAFIVTDEDIRKQEELVYSVRKRLEEALMADMLAHVEEATSDGEAPKDDGNASEDMESV
- the mbd3b gene encoding methyl-CpG-binding domain protein 3b isoform X3, whose amino-acid sequence is MDKNEGGEEQDEEQRQERGEAGRLYSLCPSGKKFRSKPQLARYLGNQMDLSSFDFRTGKMLMSKLNKNRQRLRYDNNNQNKGKPDLNTSLPVRQTASIFKQPVTKVTNHPNNKVKTDPQKAVDQPRQLFWEKKLGGLNAYDIAEELVKTMELPKGLQGVGPGCTDKTLLSAIASALHTSAAPITGQLSAAVEKNPGVWLNTTQPLCKAFIVTDEDIRKQEELVYSVRKRLEEALMADMLAHVEEATSDGEAPKDDGNASEDMESV
- the mbd3b gene encoding methyl-CpG-binding domain protein 3b isoform X7 — translated: MEKKSPSGKKFRSKPQLARYLGNQMDLSSFDFRTGKMLMSKLNKNRQRLRYDNNNQNKGKPDLNTSLPVRQTASIFKQPVTKVTNHPNNKVKTDPQKAVDQPRQLFWEKKLGGLNAYDIAEELVKTMELPKGLQGVGPGCTDKTLLSAIASALHTSAAPITGQLSAAVEKNPGVWLNTTQPLCKAFIVTDEDIRKQEELVYSVRKRLEEALMADMLAHVEEATSDGEAPKDDGNASEDMESV